Below is a window of Micromonospora chersina DNA.
ATGGAGAAGACGTCCTCGTCGTCGGGCCGGCGCACGGCCAGCGGGGCGATCGGCCCGTCCAGCTCCAGCACGAGCTGGCCGCGGCCGCCCGCGTCCAGGGCCTCCAGCAGGTACTCCCGGTTCACCCCCACCCGCAGCCCGTCCGGGGCGTCGGGCCCGACCACGCGCAGCCCGCCCCGGTCGTCCAGGCCCAGCACGACCACCTCGTGGTCGACCCCCGCGTACTCCCGGAGCAGCACCGGAGCGCCCTCGGCGGTGAGCGCGCGGCGCAGCGCCCCCACGTCGACCGGGATCCGGTGGGCGGGCGCGTCGCCGACCTGCCCGTGCAGCAGGCGGCGGTAGTCCGGGAAGTCGTACGGCAGCACGGCGGCGGTCACCGGCCGGCCGGCCACCGAGACCTCGACCCGGTCCGGGGTCACGGTGAGGAGCGCCTCCGGGGTGATCCCGGCGCCGGTGTCGAGCAGGGCGCGCAGCGCGTCCACCGCGTCCGCCGGGAGCAGCGCCCGCACCGGTGGGCCGTCGACCCTTCCGCCGACCCGGGCCACGGCCAGCCGGTGCCGGTCGGTGGCGACCAGCCGGACACCGTCCGGCTCGACCTCCAGGAGCACGGCGGAGAGCACCGGCAGCTCCGGATCGGCGCCGACGGCGAACCGGACGGCGTCCACGGCGCCGGCCAGGTCGGCGCGGCGCAGCACGAGTCGGGTGGTGGTCATGGTGGTCTCCTCCGGATCGATCAGGGCGCGGATCCGGGAGAGCTCACGGCGGGCGTCGGCGAGGCCGTCCTCCAGGCGGCGCAGGTGCGCGTCCAGCAGCCGGTGCACCGCCGCCGGCCGGTGCCGGTGCCGCAGCGCCTCGGCGATCCCGGCCAGCGGCATGCCGACGCGGCGCAGCCCGGCGACGAGGCGGGCCGGGGCCACCTGGTCGTCGGTGTACCAGCGGTAGCCGGTCGCCGGGTCCACCAGCGCCGGCACCAACACCCCGGAGCGGTCGTAGAACCGCAGCGCGCTCACCGTCAGCCCGCTGGCCCGGGCCAGCTCGCCGATGCTGCGCAGTTCGCTCTCCACGACGCCGGATCCTGGGGCCTCAACCCGGTCGAGGGTCAAGCGTCCAGCACCCGGAACGTGATTCCGGCCCGGACCAGCCGGTCCAGCAGGGCGTCGCCCATCGCGGTCACCGGGGTCACCTGGCCGGCGGTCGCCGGCAGGTCGTCGAAGGCCAGGCAGAGCGCGGACTCGGCGAGCATCTTGGCGGTCTCGTCGTAGCCGGGGTCGCCGCCGGCCACCTCGGTGCGTACCGTCCGGCCGCCGCCCGTGCCGACGAACCGGACCCGGAACCACGACTTCGCCCGCTGGGCGGCGCTCGGCCCCTGACCGGAGGAGAGCCGGCCGAGCAGCCAGCGCCGGGTGGGCGGCAGCTTCACCAGCCCCACCACGCCGGCCAGGCCCACCCCGGCGGCCAGCACGGTGGGCAGCCGCTTCACCGCGGCGAAGTGGCGGTAGCGGAAGTCCGGGCCGTACTCCGGGCGGGCCGCCGCCGACCGGCGGACCACCTGCGGGTCGATGGTGGGCAGCGGCACCGCCCACAGCCCGAACTCCTTGACTCGGCCGACCCGACCGGGCACCGCCCGGACCCGCCGGCCCTCCGGCCGCGGCTCGACCGCCCTGCGCGCCTTCGCCGCCCGGCTCATCTCGCCTGTGCGGGAGAACGCGGTGAGCGCCGAGTGGTACGTCCCGGCGGAGAAGCGTCCACCGGCCCGGACGTAACCGTCCACCGTGACGGGCCCGTCGGTGGGCAGCTGCTTGACGGTGAACCAGGCGCCCAGGTCGTGCGGGACCGAGTCGAAGCCGCAGGCGTGCACCAGCCGCGCCCCGGTGCGCACGGCCTCGGCGTGGTGCCGCACGTACATGAGGTCGACGAACTCCGGCTCGCCGGTGATGTCGAGGTAGTCCGTGCCGGCGGCGGCGCAGGCCGCGACCAGCGGCTCGCCGTGGTGGATGTACGGGCCGACGGTGCTGGCGACCACCCGCGCGCTCTCCGCCACGGCCCGCAGCGACGCCGCGTCGGTGACGTCGGCGGTGAGCAGCGGCAGCCCGGCCAGGTCCGGGTCGACGGCGGCCAGCCGGTCCCGCACCCCGGCCAGCTTGCCCGGGTTGCGGCCGGCCAGCGCCCAGCGCAGCCCCTCCGGGGCGTGCCGGGCCAGGTACTCGGCGGTCAGGCCGCCGGTGAACCCGGTGGCGCCGAAGAGGATGAGGTCGTACGGGCGGTCGTCGCGCATCCGCCGAGTGTGCCACCCCGGGCCGCCGCGATCACGGGGAGAAGACCGCCCGGACGCAGCCGTCGGCCCGGTCCCGGAACAGCGCGTAACCGTCCGCGCCCCGCTCCAGCGGCAGCCGGTGGGTGGCCAGGTGCTCGGTACGCAGCTCGTCGCGGGCCATCCGCTCCAGCAGCATCGGGATCCAGCGCTGCCCGTGCTGCCGGCCGCCACGTACGGTCAGCCCCTTGTCGAGCACGGCGCCGAGCGGGAAGGTGTCCACGAAACCGGTCCCGGCGCCGAGCAGCACCACGGTGCCGCCCTTGCGGCAGGAGTGCACCGCCTCGCGCAGCGCCGGCGCCCCCTCCGCGCGCCGCCCGGGCCGGGCGGCGAACAGCCCCGGCGACCGTGCCGCCGGCCCGGCCGCCTCCACGCACACGTCCGGGCCCCGCCCGCCGCTGCGCTCCCGCAGCTCGGCCGGGACGTCCAGGTACCGGAAGTTGAGCGGCTCCGCGCCGACGTGCCGCTCGACCATGCGCAGCCGCTCGTCGTGGTCGTCGACCACGATCACCCGGTCCGCGCCACGCAGCCGGGCCGCCGCCGCGGTGAGCTGGCCGACCGCTCCCGCGCCCCAGATCGCCACCACGTCGCCGGGGGCCACCTCGCCCAGCTCCGCGCCCATCCAGCCGGTCGGAGCGGCGTCCGAGGCGAAGACCGCCCGGTCGTCGCTGACCCCCTCGGGCACGGTGAACGCGCCGACGTCGGCGTACGGCACCCGGACGAACTCGGCGTGGCTGCCGGCGAAGCCGCCGAGCAGGGCCGGTCGCCCGTAGCAGCCGCCGGTGGGCTGCCCCCACTCCGGCTCGGCCCCGGCCGCGCCGGTCGTCCCGTTGTCGCAGCAGGCGAAGAGGCCCTGCCGGCAGAACCAGCAGGCCCCGCAGGCGATCCCCGCGCAGACCACCACCCGGTCGGCGACCCGGTGCCGGCGTACCTCCGGCCCGACCTCGACCACCTCGCCGAGGAACTCGTGCCCGAGCACGTCACCGGCGGCCAGGTGGGGGACCGCGCCGGCCAGCAGCTGCAGGTCGGCGCCGCAGGTCACACTCCGGCGGACCCGCACGATCATGTCCTGGGCGTTGCGCAGCTCCGGGTCGGGCACCTGCCGGACCGCCAGCGTGTCGGCGCCCTCCCAGCAGAGCGCCCTCATCCAGCCGTCCCCGGACGGTCCAGCCGCGAGCGGTCCGCCCGCAGCACCTCCCCGGTCTCCACGAGCTGCTTCGCCTCCCGCAGCGCCTGCCGCAGGAACCGGCCGGGATCGTCGCCGACCAGGTGGGCCGCGAGCCCCGGCAGCGTGGGCTCGCCGCCGAGCGGGCGGACCGCCAGTTCGGTGCCCCGGCCGCCGGGGGCCGGGCGGGCCGCCAGCTCGACCGCGCCGTCGAGCCGGCGCAGCGGTTCCGGCCAGCGCCCCGGCGGCAGCACCTCCTCGGGCCGCCCGGCCACCGTCACCACCTGCCAGCGTCCGGGCCGCGGGTCGGGCGCGGCCGTGGGCGGGCGGCGCCGGTGCCGGCGTACGCGGGCCAGCGCCCCGCCCGCCAGCACGAGGGCGAGCCCACCGCCGGCCAGCCGTCCCATCCGTGCCACAGGCCCCTCCCGTCGTCGCGGGTCCCGGGCGGCCGGGCCCGCACGGCCGGCCGCCCGCGTGCCTTCAGGATGCGGCCGGCCGGGGTGAGCGGGGTTCGCCCCGAAGGGGTGAACGGGCCCGGGCCGGGTAACCGCTGCCCGCACCGACCCGGGGGAGGGGCCGCATGCCGGATGAGGCTGACCGCGTCGAGGTCACCGCGTCGCCGACCGACGTCACCACGGCGACCGACGTGACGCCGGGCTGGGGCGGGTCGGCGGGAGGACTCGGGGTGGTGGGCCCGCCGCTGCTGGCGTCCCGGCTCTCGCCCGCCGCGCTGCCCGAGCCGGTGCTGGTCCGGCCCCGGCTGCTGGACCGGCTCGACCGGGGCGCCGCCGGGCCGGTCACCCTGGTGCTCGCGCCGGCCGGCTGGGGCAAGACGACACTGCTCGCCGGCTGGGCCCGGGCCGTGTCGGGCGAGCCGCCGCCGGCCTGGGTGACGGTGGAGGCGGGGGACACCGGGGAGCGGCTGTGGGCGTACCTGGCGGCGGCGCTGCGGGCGGCCGCCGACGGGGTGCCGGGCGAGGGACCGCAGCCGCCGCTGCCGGACGGGCCGCCCCGGCCGGACCAGCTCGAACTGCTCGCCGCCGCGCTCGCCGCCCGGGAACGCCCGGTGCTGCTGGTCCTGGACGACCTGCACCGGGTGACCGACCCGGCCGCGCTGGCCGGGCTGGAGTTCCTGCTCCGGCACACCGAGGGGCGGCTGCGGGTGGTGGCCGGCGCGCGGACCGACCCGCCGCTGGCCCTGCACCGGTGGCGGCTGGCCGGGGAGCTGACCGAGATCGGCCCGGCGGAGCTGGCGTTCACCGCCGACGAGGTGGCCGACCTGCTGGTCGCGCACGGGGTGCCGCTGCCGGCCGAGGCGGTGCCGCGCCTGGCCGACCGGACCGGGGGCTGGCCCGCCGGCCTGCGCTTCGCCGCGCTGGCGCTGCGCGCCCAGGCGGACCCGGCCCGCGCGGTCGACCGCTTCACCGGCGACCAGCCGGACGTCGCCGGTTACCTGCGTGACGAGGTGCTCGCGCCGCTGGACCCGGCCGCCCGGGACGTGCTGCGCCGCAGCGCGGTGGCCGCCGCGGTCTGCGCCGACCTGGCCGACGCGGTGACCGGGCGGCCGGACGCCGGTCAGGTGCTGGCCGACCTGGCCCGGGACGGCGGCTTCGTCCAGCGGGACGGGAGCAGCCCGCCCTGGTACCGGTGCCAGCCGCTGCTGGCCGACCTGCTCCGCGACGAGCTGGACCGGCTCCCCGCCGACGAACTGGGCGAGCTGCACCGGCGGGCCGCCGGCTGGTACGCGGGCCACGACCGGCCGGCCGAGGCGCTGCGGCACGCGCTGGCCGCCGGCGAGTGGGACACCGCCACCGAACTGCTGATCGCCCGCTGGCCCGAGCTGGCGCCGTACGAGCGGGACCGGCCGGCAGCCCCCGCCCCACCCGAGCCGCCGGCCGAGGCGGTGCGCCGGGATCCCGAGCTGGCGCTGGCCGGCGCGGCCGAACGGGCGTACGCGGGGGACGCCGAGGCGGCCGCGGGACAGCTGCGGCGGGCCGTCGAGCACGCCCGCGACCTGCCCGCCCCGCGCCGGGACCGGTTCCGGCGGCTGGCCGTCGCGGTCGAGCTGACCCTGGCCCGGCTCGCCGGGGACCACGACGAGGTACGCCGTGCCGCCGGGCGACTGCTCGCCACCGGCGCCCCGGACGGCCCGGTCGACGACCCGCGGGCCGGTGCGGCGGAGGACGCCGACGTGCGGGCGGTCGCCGGCACCGCGCTCGGGCTGGTGGCGCTGGCCGAGGGGGACCTGTCCGAGGCCGCCGCGCGCTTCGCCGAGGCGCTCGCGGGGGCGCGACGGGCGGTCCGGCCGCGTACCGAACTGGTCTGCGCCAGCCGCCTGGCGCTGCTGGACGCCGCGCGCGGGGCGCTGCGGAACGCCGAACGGCACGCCCGGGAGGCCCTGGCCCTGCCGTCCTGCCAGGGCTGGTCGTCCCGGTTGGACTGCGGGTACGCGTACCTGGCGCTGGCCCTGGTGGCGTGGGACCGCGACGAGCCGGCGGAGGCCGCCGCGCACCTGACCCTGGCCGGGCCGGCGACGGCGGAGCCGGGCGCGGCGGCGCTGGCGGCGCTCTGCCGGGCCGGGCTGCTGGCGGCCGGCGGGGAGCCGGCGGCGGCGCTGCGCGCCCTCGTGGCGGCGCGGGAGACGGCACCCGGCCCGGAGCTGGGCGCCCGGCTGACCGCCGACGAGGCCGAGCTGCGCACCGCCGTGGGCGACGTGGACAGGGCCCGGGCCGTACTCGTCGACGCGGGAGCCGGCGCGACGGACGCCGCGACCGCGGCCGATCCGTCACCCACGACGGGCGCCGTGGCCGGAGCCGGTTTGTCGCGCGCGCCGGGCTCGGGGTGGGCCGGCCCGGAGCAGGGTGGGGCAGGCGGTGCACAGGCCGCCCTGGACGTGGCGCTCGCCCGGGTGCGGCTGCGGTCCGGTGACCCGCGCGAGGCCGGGCGGGCGCTGCCCGACTGGACCGGCCCGGACGCGGCGGCCTGGCCGCTGTCCGTGCGGCTCTCCGCCGGGGTGCTCGACGCGGTACTGACCGGCGCGGGCGGTGACGACCGCCGGGCCGGGCGGATCCTGGAGCAGGTGCTGGACCTGGCCGAGCCGGAGGGCTACCGGCGGGTCTTCACCCGCGCCGAGCCGGCGGTCCGCGACCTGCTCGCCGCGCACCTGGACTCCGGCACGGCGCACTGGCCCACGGTGAGCGACCTGGTCCGCGGGGCCGACGAGCGCCGTGCCGACGAGCCGCCGGAGCGCCCGGCCGGACCGGAGCGGGCCCTGGACGAGCCGCTGACCGAGCGGGAGCTGACCATCCTGCGCTACCTGCAGAGCATCCTGTCCAACGTGGAGATCGCCAGCGAGCTGTCGCTGTCGGTCAACACGGTGAAGACCCACGTGCGCAACATCTACCGCAAGCTGGACGCGACCCGCCGGCGGGAGGCCGTCCGGCGGGCGCGGGAGCTCCGGCTGATCTGACCGGGCCCGGGGTCAGGGGTTCGCGGCGGCGTCCACGGCGGCCAGCAGGTCGGCCAGGTCGTAGCCGCCGTCGTGGCGCACCTCGTTGACGAAGAGCGTCGGGGTCCCGTCGACCCCGCTGCGGATGCCGCCGACGAAGTCCTGCCGGACCCGATCGGCGTGGGCCTGGCGCCCCACCTCCGCGCCGACCTCGTCGGGTGGCAGCCCGAGCTGCTCGACCCCGAGCGACAGGTGCACGGGGTCGAGCTGGTCCTGGTGCTCGTAGAGCCAGTCGTGCATCTCCCAGAACCGTCCGCGCCGGCCGGCCGCCTCGGCGGCCTCGGCCGCGCTCTCCGCGTACGGGTGGACGTTGGCGATGGGGAAGTGCCGGTAGACCAGCCGGACCGTGTCGACGCGTTGGCGCAGCACCTCGGCCAGGTTGGCGTACGCGGCGCCGCAGAACCGGCACTGGAAGTCGCCGTACTCGACGAGGGTCACCGGCGCGTCGGCCGGCCCGCGGGCGTGGTCCGCCGCGGTCACGGGGACGTGCAGGCGGGCGGTGGTGACCTGGAGAGGCGTGGTCATGGTTCCCACCCTCGCCCACGACGGGGTGAGCCGGGATCACCCGGCCCGGGTGGTCCGGCTCACTGCCCCACGGTCACGTGGTTGTGCACCTCCCGGATGCCGGGCGCGTTCCACACCACCCGCTCGATCTCCGCGCGCTCCGGCGCCGAGTGGACCAGCCCTTCCAGCAGCACCGTGTCGCCGTGCACCCGGACGCTGATCCCCTCCGCCTCGGTGGCGGCGTTGCGGGCCAGCGCGTCCACGATCCGCTCGGCCAGGTCGCGCCCGTCGGCGCGGGCGCTCGGCCGCACCGTGATGCCGTTGCTCACCCCGCGTACGCCGGTGAGCCGGGCGACCGAGCGTTCGGCGGCACGGCGCTGGTACTCCCACTCGACCTCGCCGTGCAGGGTGACCCAGCCGTCGGCGACTGTCACGTCGAGGGCCTCGATCGGCACGAACGCGTCCCACTCCAGCGCGCGGCTGGCCGCCGTGGCGATCTCCGGGTCGCTCTTCTCGGCGGAGGTGGCGATCCGGACGGCGACGTCGTTGGCGACCGCCCGGACGCGGGGCACGCGGTGGGCGGCCCGCTCGGCGGCCCACTTCTTGGCGTAGCTGTCCACCGAGCCGCTCAGCGTCACCACGCCCTCGGTGACGGTCACCCCGATCTCGTTGGGCCGCACCCGGGGCTCCCAGGTCAGTTCGTCGAGGACGGCGGTCTGGATCTCCTGGTCGGTACGGGTGGTCGTGGCGGTGGCCATGCTGGCTCCCTCCGGGTCGGTTCACGGTTCGCCGGGCTCCGCCGCCGGCACGGAGTCCCGCAACTCCGATCCTGCGCGCACCCCGGGTGACCCGCCCTCACCCGATCCGGGCGGCAACCGCTTGGGAGCGCTTCCATCATCGGTTAATGTGAATGTCTCACCGAGAGGACCCACCATGCGTAGAAGTCTCGCCGGCGTGGCCGCCGCGGCACTGGCCGCCACCGCGGCGGCCGTCGTCGTGCAGTTCGCCGCCGCCCCCGCCACCCCGGCCGCCGCCGCCTCGGCCGAGCCGTACAGCTGGAAGAACGTCCGGATCGACGGCGGTGGCTTCGTCCCCGGCATCATCTTCAACCAGACCGAGAAGAACCTGATCTACGCGCGCACCGACATCGGCGGGGCGTACCGCTGGGAGCAGTCGACCCAGTCGTGGACGCCGCTGCTGGACTGGGTGGGCGCCGACCGGTGGGGCTGGAACGGCGTGGTCAGCCTCGCCACCGACCCGGTGCAGACCAACCGGGTGTACGCCGCGGTCGGCATGTACACAAACGACTGGGACCCGAACAACGGGGCGATCCTGCGCTCCACCGACAAGGGCGCCACCTGGCAGGCCACCGCCCTGCCGTTCAAGAACGGCGGCAACATGCCCGGCCGCGGCATGGGGGAGCGCCTCGCCGTGGACCCGAACCGGAACAGCGTCCTCTACTACGGCGCCGAGGGCGGCAACGGCCTGTGGCGCAGCACCGACTACGGGGTCACCTGGGCCAGGGTGACCAACTTCCCCAACGTCGGCAACTACCGGGCCGACCCGAACGACAGCTCCGGCTACCAGAGCCAGAACCAGGGTCTGACCTGGGTGAGCTTCGACAAGAGCACGGGTACGCCCGGCGCCGCCACGAAGACGATCTACGTGGGCGTGGCCGACAGGCAGAACCCGGTCTACCGGAGCACCGACGGCGGCGCCACCTGGGAGCGGATCCCCGGCCAGCCCACCGGCTACCTGGCCCACAAGGGCGTGGTGGACCCGGTCGGCGGCTACCTCTACATCGCCACCAGCGACACCGGCGGCCCGTACGACGGCGGCAAGGGCGACGTGTGGAAGTTCAACCGGGCCACCGGCGCCTGGACGCAGATCAGCCCGGTCCCGTCGTCCAGCGCCGACGCCTACTTCGGCTACTCCGGGCTGACCATCGACCGGCAGCGCCCGAACACCCTCATGGTGGCCACCCAGGTCTCCTGGTGGCCGGACGCCATCTTCTGGCGCAGCACCGACGGGGGCGCGACCTGGACCCGGATCTGGGACTTCGCCAGCTACCCCACCCGCACGAAGAAGTACACCATGGACATCTCCTCGGTGCCCTGGCTGACCTTCGGCACGAACCCGGCGCCGCCCGAGGAGAGCCCGAAGCTGGGCTGGATGAACGAGTCGCTGGAGATCGACCCGTTCGACAGCAACCGGATGATGTACGGCACCGGCGCGACGATCTACGGCACCACCGAGCTGACGAAGTGGGACACCGGCGGCCAGTTCACCGTCAAGCCGATGGTCGAGGGGCTGGAGGAGACCGCGGTCCTCGACCTGGTCAGCCCACCCTCGGGCGCCACGCTGGTCAGCGCGCTCGGTGACATCGGCGGCTTCCGCCACACCGACCTCACCGCGGTGCCGCCGATGATGTTCACCCAGCCGACCTTCACCAGCACCACCAGCCTCGACTACGCGGAGGCCAAGCCGGCGGTGCTGGTCCGGGCCGGCAACTTCACCGACGCGGACCGCCCCAACGACAGCCACGTCGCGTTCTCCACCGACGGCGGGGCGAACTGGTTCCAGGGCAGCGAGCCGTCCGGGATCAACAGCGGCGGCACGGTGGCCGCCTCCGCCGACGGCAGCCAGTTCGTCTGGGCGCCGGGCGACGCCGGCCAGCCGGTGGTCCGCTCGGTCGGCTTCGGCACCTCGTGGACCGCCGCGGCCGGTATCCCGGCGAACGCGGTCGTCGAGTCCGACCGGGTCAACCCGAACACGTTCTACGGCGTCAGCGGCGGGCGGTTCCACGTGAGCACCAACGGCGGCGCGAGCTTCACCGCCACCGCGGCGAGCGGCCTGCCCACCACCGGGGTCAAGGTCAAGGCCGTGCCCGGCCGCGAGGGCGACGTCTGGCTGGCCGGCGAGGGCGGACTGTGGCACTCGACCGACTCCGGCGCGAGCTTCACGAAGCTGGCCGGCGTCACCTCGACGGTCAACGTGGGCTTCGGCAAGGCCGCCCCGGGCCAGACGTACCCCGCGCTGTTCACGGTGGGCACCGTCGACGGCAGGCAGGGTGTGTACCGCTCGGACAACGCCGGCGCGGCCTGGGTGCGGATCAACGACGACCAGCACCAGTACGGCAACGCCGGCGAGGCGCTCACCGGCGACCCGCGGGTCTACGGCCGGGTCTACCTGGGCACCAACGGCCGGGGCATCCTGGTGGCCGACCGGCTCGGCGGCACGCCCGGCCCGACGCCCACCTCGGCCAGCCCGTCGCCGACCTCGCCCAGCCCGTCGCCGACCTCGCCCAGCCCGTCGCCCACGTCCCCGGACCCGTCGCCGACCGGCAGCGGCTGCGCGGCGACCTACGCGGTGACGAACTCCTGGCCGGGCGGCTTCCAGGGCGAGGTGACGGTGCGCAACTCCGGCACCGCCCCGATCGCCGGGTGGACCGTGTCCTGGACCTTCCCCGACGGCCAGAAGATCACCCAGCTCTGGAACGGGTCGTACACCCAGAGCGGGTCGGCCGTGACAGTCCGGGACGCCGGCTGGAACGGCAACCTGGGTGTCGGAGCGGTCACCACGGCCGGCTTCACCGGCACGTACACCGGCGGCAACCGCGCGCCGACGGTCTCCTGCACCGCCCGCTGACCGCACCGCCCACACACGACGGTGGCCGCCCCCGACGCCGGGGGCGGCCACCGTCGCGTCCGGCTCAGCCGTCGAGGCCGGCGGGGGAGTTGGGGCGGTCGACGTCGACGAACTCGATCTCGTCGACGTCCCGCTCGCGGCTGCCGGCCGCCCGCGCGGCGGTGCCGGCGGCCCAGCCGATCGCCGCGCCGGCGAGCGCCGCGGCGATCAGCAGCGTCCAGGGCAGCGCCGGCCGGCGGCCGGCGAGCGCGTCGAAGGCGAGGCTGGCCCGGCGGCGGGCCTCCTCGGCGGCGGAGCCGACCAGGTCGGTGGCGTCGTCGGCGAAGCCGGAGGAGTTGCGGCGGGCCGAGCGGGCGGCGTCCCGCACACTGCCGCCGGCGGAGCCGGCGGCGGCGAGCAGGTGCTGCCAGGCCTGGTCGGCGACCCGCTCGGGCTTGCTGCGGCGGTCCAGCAGGGTGGATCCGAACATGGGTGTTACCTCCTCGGGGTGCCGAAGTCCGGTGGCCGGTGCGGACTCCGGGTGTCGTCCGGCGCGTGACGGTTCGCTCCCCGTGCCCAGTGCCCCGACCCGTCCCGGCGCAAACCACCCCGGCGGGGCGCGTCGGCGCGGCACCGGACAGACCACCCGGACGCGCCGGGGGTCGGGTGCCACCGGGACGTGCGGCGGCCCGCTACCCTGGGTCGGCGGATCGGCCGGGCCCGCCCCGGTCGATCGACCGATGGGACCCGCGCCGCGGGGACGATCGGAGCCCGAAGGTCCGGATCAGGGTGCCCAGGTGTGCCCAGTCCGCGAATTGCTCATCCCGAGGGGTGGCGACCGAGGCCGTCGGAGGAATACTCTCGGTCGCGGCCCGCGTACTGATGAGGCGCCCAGATGGGCGAGTGGAGGTGCTCGCGTGAGCCTGTCGATCGTGAAGTCGGTGCTGCCGGGTGGTGTGGTCCAGATCGCCCCGCGGGGCGAGATCGACGTCGACACCGCGTACGAGGTGCGGGAAGCGATCGCCGAGGTGCTCGCCAAGGGCCGTCCCTCCCGGATCGAGCTCAACATGCGGCTCGTCACCTTCATCGACTCGGTCGGCATCAGCGCCATGGTCGCCGGTTTCCAGACCTGCGAGGTGAGCGGCGTCAAGCTGGTGGTCACCGAGCCGAGCCGGTTCGTGCACCGGCAGCTCTGGGTGACCGGCCTGCTCGGCCTCTTCGGCGCGCCCGAGCCCTGGTTCGCCGACAGCACCCGTGAGGTGCTCCCCGGCGCCTGAACGGCGCCCACCCCTCCGCTGGTCGACAGGGTCTTCCGACCCGTTGCCAGCCCGGCTCCGGTACGGGACGATCGTGCGGATCCACGACGGCGAGGGGGTACGGCTTGCTCAGCAGCGACAGCTTCAGCTACACCGTGCAGGCCCGTTGCACCCGGGCGGACGCGGTGGCCCTTCTCGGTGACCTGAGCCGGCAGGGCGAGCTGCATCCGCTGATCGTGCGGGTCCGCCAACTGCCGCCCCGCCCGGGCGCGCTGGCCAGCTACGCGATCACCGACCGGCTGGAGCTCGGCCCGCTGCACTTCCCGGTCACCTACCAGGCCGACGTGCTGATCGCCAACGAGGACGAGGTGGTCACCGTGGCCCGGCAGCAGCCGGCCACCACGGTGCGCAACCACACCCGGCTGCGTGACGAGCCCGACGGGGTGGTGCGGATCGACGTGGAGATCACCCTCTCCGCCCCCGCGCCGCTGTTCGGGTACGCCTTCCGGCAGGCCCGGGCGGCCCACCTCGGCCTGGCGAGCCGGCTCGGCGCCACCCTGGAGGGGCGGGCGGCCTGACTCAGCCGCGCCGCCCGGCCGCCGCCGGCCGCCGGGCCGCCGGGCGGGCCGGCCGCAGCCGCCCCCACGGCTTGTACGTGGACAGCACCGTGACGACGAGCAGCAGCGTGCTGGAGACGGTCGGCGCGACCACCAGGTCGACGCGAAGGTGGGTGTCGGCCGCCCCGGCCAGTTCGCCGAGGTGCCGGACCCGCGGGGTGAGCAGGAGCAGCACCAGCGTGAGCACCACTGTCGTGACGGCGAACTTCACCAGCACCCAGCGCCAGCGCAGCAGACCCCACGGGGTGAGCAGCGCGCTGGCCAGCCCGACCAGCCAGACCACCACGCTCAGCGGGGCGAACAGCCAGGTGACCAGCAGCGCGGCCGCCGGGTAGACCACCTCGGGGTCGGCCCCGCGCAGCCCGGCCACGCCGAGGGTGAGCAGCACCAGGTCGGCGCCGAGCCAGCCCACCGAGGTGACCACGTGCAGGGTGAG
It encodes the following:
- a CDS encoding cellulose-binding domain-containing protein, which codes for MRRSLAGVAAAALAATAAAVVVQFAAAPATPAAAASAEPYSWKNVRIDGGGFVPGIIFNQTEKNLIYARTDIGGAYRWEQSTQSWTPLLDWVGADRWGWNGVVSLATDPVQTNRVYAAVGMYTNDWDPNNGAILRSTDKGATWQATALPFKNGGNMPGRGMGERLAVDPNRNSVLYYGAEGGNGLWRSTDYGVTWARVTNFPNVGNYRADPNDSSGYQSQNQGLTWVSFDKSTGTPGAATKTIYVGVADRQNPVYRSTDGGATWERIPGQPTGYLAHKGVVDPVGGYLYIATSDTGGPYDGGKGDVWKFNRATGAWTQISPVPSSSADAYFGYSGLTIDRQRPNTLMVATQVSWWPDAIFWRSTDGGATWTRIWDFASYPTRTKKYTMDISSVPWLTFGTNPAPPEESPKLGWMNESLEIDPFDSNRMMYGTGATIYGTTELTKWDTGGQFTVKPMVEGLEETAVLDLVSPPSGATLVSALGDIGGFRHTDLTAVPPMMFTQPTFTSTTSLDYAEAKPAVLVRAGNFTDADRPNDSHVAFSTDGGANWFQGSEPSGINSGGTVAASADGSQFVWAPGDAGQPVVRSVGFGTSWTAAAGIPANAVVESDRVNPNTFYGVSGGRFHVSTNGGASFTATAASGLPTTGVKVKAVPGREGDVWLAGEGGLWHSTDSGASFTKLAGVTSTVNVGFGKAAPGQTYPALFTVGTVDGRQGVYRSDNAGAAWVRINDDQHQYGNAGEALTGDPRVYGRVYLGTNGRGILVADRLGGTPGPTPTSASPSPTSPSPSPTSPSPSPTSPDPSPTGSGCAATYAVTNSWPGGFQGEVTVRNSGTAPIAGWTVSWTFPDGQKITQLWNGSYTQSGSAVTVRDAGWNGNLGVGAVTTAGFTGTYTGGNRAPTVSCTAR
- a CDS encoding SRPBCC family protein encodes the protein MLSSDSFSYTVQARCTRADAVALLGDLSRQGELHPLIVRVRQLPPRPGALASYAITDRLELGPLHFPVTYQADVLIANEDEVVTVARQQPATTVRNHTRLRDEPDGVVRIDVEITLSAPAPLFGYAFRQARAAHLGLASRLGATLEGRAA
- a CDS encoding BON domain-containing protein → MATATTTRTDQEIQTAVLDELTWEPRVRPNEIGVTVTEGVVTLSGSVDSYAKKWAAERAAHRVPRVRAVANDVAVRIATSAEKSDPEIATAASRALEWDAFVPIEALDVTVADGWVTLHGEVEWEYQRRAAERSVARLTGVRGVSNGITVRPSARADGRDLAERIVDALARNAATEAEGISVRVHGDTVLLEGLVHSAPERAEIERVVWNAPGIREVHNHVTVGQ
- a CDS encoding STAS domain-containing protein, producing the protein MSLSIVKSVLPGGVVQIAPRGEIDVDTAYEVREAIAEVLAKGRPSRIELNMRLVTFIDSVGISAMVAGFQTCEVSGVKLVVTEPSRFVHRQLWVTGLLGLFGAPEPWFADSTREVLPGA